Genomic window (Sphingobium cloacae):
CAATATGTGATGGCCCTCTCGTTCATCTGAACGACAGGCTTTCCGAAGCTAGGAAAGGAGATTTTTCCGTTCAAGGGGTGCAACGAAAAATATTGGCACTCTGCGCGAGTGAGTGCCAATTGCCCTGATTTCAGTGCCTTGGTCATCGCGAATGCCCTCTTGACGCGACTCACGCGCGCACCAAGATTTGCAGCGGTGGACGTGGCGCCACGAACAACAATGGAGCGACGAGAAGGAAAGGAGGCACAGCAATGTCGCAACCATTTTCCCGTTTTCTTCATCCCTTTGAAGTTGCCCGGCATCCGAGCCTGGAACCGGAAGTGAAGCGCGCAATTCTGGCGTCCTGGGCGTCCGACAGGTCCGCGGTCAGAAACCAGCCTGGCTTGCGCAAGCCCCCTGGAGCAAGGCGTCCCATCCCAGTCGACGAAATTCTTGCGGCGATGCACACGCTTGATCAGGGCCATGAGCGGCCGCAGCCGTCGCCGTGATCGACCGGGGATTTATTGCGCAGCTGCGCGGCTATGGCCTGACGACTGCGGAAATCCACTATTATCGTCCGGACGCGCCTTCGCTTCTCCAGCTATTCGTCTGGCAGGAATATGATCTCGCTCCAGACTTTCCCGTGCTGTTCGATTTTCTCGACCACTGGCGTCGCGAGATCGAGGCGGCGCTCCATTCTGTGCGCATAGCCCATGAAGGGCTGATACGCCCTACGGAATGGAACGCCGTCGACGGCGTGATTTCGATTCAGTGAATCAAGGGGTGTTCAAGCGGATGCGACGCGGCCGCAAGGATGGTGCGCGCGTGCGCCTGCCGTTCGACGATATCATGGAGTTCGCGATCGCGTTGCTATCCATCAGTCCGCAGGAGCTCGAGGCGCTGCGCTGGACTTTTGCCGATCGTAAGCGGCTGCTCGATCATCTGCTTGCATCGGGCCGAGCCGCACAGGGTGTCGATCCCGAACGGTTGGGCATGCTACCGATCGAGATTAGCATTCCCAGAGACGATCTGACGAAGATGCAGCAATTCGCCGTTCGCGAACTTCCAAAGGCCGCGAGCAAAGCAGCAGTGATCGACCGTGTTCTCACCGCCCTCG
Coding sequences:
- a CDS encoding usg protein, which gives rise to MIDRGFIAQLRGYGLTTAEIHYYRPDAPSLLQLFVWQEYDLAPDFPVLFDFLDHWRREIEAALHSVRIAHEGLIRPTEWNAVDGVISIQ